The DNA sequence TCTCAATATTACCGGATTCAGGGATTTTCCCATGAAAGACCAGCCTATGCTTGAAGTTCTGCAGAGAACTTCGGAAAATGTTTTTGTTCCTCTAACCATTGGCGGAGGAATCCAGGAATTTACCGATAGTGAAGGTAACTTTTATTCCGCACTGGATGTCGCTTCCGCCTATTTCAGGTCGGGGGCAGATAAGGTATCGATTGGTAGCGACGCCGTCTATGTTGCCGAGAAATATCTTCAGACTCAAGAAAAAAGCGGAAAAAGTTCCATAGAACAGATATCCATGGTTTACGGAGCCCAGGCCGTGGTCATATCCGTCGATCCTAAAAGAGTATATGTCAAAGATCCCCAAAATTGCCCGCGGCACGCTATTACGACCGACTTTCCCGGGCCAGGAGGCGAAAAATACTGCTGGTATCAATGTACAGTCAGAGGCGGCAGGGAAGGGCGAGATATCGATGTCATTGAGTTGGTGCAAAGCTGTGAAGCCTTGGGCGCGGGGGAAATTCTACTCAATTGCATAGACAAGGACGGCACCAACAGCGGTTTTGACCTTGAGCTGATACGCCATGTCCGCCAGGCTGTCTCCATTCCTGTTATCGCCTCGAGCGGTGCCGGCAGTGCCGACCATTTTGTTGAAGTTTTCCGCCAGACCGATGTAGAGGCGGCATTGGCAGCTGGAATATTTCATCGTCGGGAAGTCTCTATTGACACAGTCAAGAAAAACATGAGAGCCAATGGCATTGAGACTCGTTGAAACTTTCGCGCACTGAAACCAGAATCAGTAATTTTCTGTGTTGTAAAAGTTCAGACTGCTGATAAATTTTTCTCCTTCATTTCTAAAAGATGGTGTCCGCAGTGCCGGCAGGGTTTGCTCCATATAATTGAGATCTATGCCTATCTCGGGAGCAAGAGGATGACGGCAGACCAAACCTTCACTGAACACTTCTATGTAGGGATAATGACCCTTTTTGGTGCTGCCATAATCATCATATTTAAATTGATAACGGATGCAAAGCCCGCTGGCTATTTTTTCGTATGAGTAGTCGAAAGTGGAATTGTGATAGCGACTTGCGGAACATGCATTTTGTTTATGTTTTTGCACATATTCCAGCAATTCTCCTTTATGATTACTTTCGTTTGCAAAGGTGAGTTCCGTTGCCTGTGTTGTTAAGGCATACCCATTTTCTCTGGTTCTCTTGAAGTAATAGAGGGTATTGCTGAGGTGCTTTTCGTACCAGTCTCTTCCCGGAGGCGGTGAAATCGAAAACCCAAGTGAACTCACTCTTAGCGAGTCATCATTTACAGGGTAATATTTTTCTTTTTTCGGACCGCATGCGATCAGTGAAAGCAAAACAAGGGTTGTGCCGATAGTTGAAAAACAATACTTCATCATATAAAATCCTGAAAAAACATTATACTACACAAGATGTGTTAATCCTGAATAGCATGGGAGCGAAGGGAAGTAAACGAAATACTCTGCTTCCACCCGGTATTTATCCTGTATTAATATTTGTTCATGAGGTAAAAAGTCTCTCACGATGTCAGATTGGCGGAGAGAAAGTTCGATATAAAGGCAACTTGTTTTTGGCATCCACCGGACTATACAGGTTGGTATATCGAAGCCCTCCAAAACACAATACAACTCAGGTAGTTGTGCTTCTGCGATGCTATCAATATTGTTGATATCTCTTTGAAATCAGTATCATGAAACTGTTGAAAAAACTTATTTCTTTTTCCACGCTCTACATTATAGCCGTAACAGTTATTATTCTGATTATCCTTTACTACGCTTCTACCATCACTTATCAGAAAGGAATCGAAAATTTAGCAAATGAAGGCTCCGTTAAGCTGGAACTCCATGTGACCTACCTGGATGGAGTTCTGGAAAAATATGAAAGCCTTCCAGAACTTCTCGCCTCCGACGAACGGCTCATCAATTATCTTATCCACCCGGGAGGCCAAGACAGGATTGCCGCACTCAATAAATATCTAGAGACCATAAACCGGATCAGCGATGCCTCGGATACATATTTAATGGATCGTGATGGTCTGACGATTGCAGCCTCAAACTGGAATGAACCACGACCTTTCGTGGGCAGAAATTTCAGCTACAGGCCGTACTTCAAAGAAGCTATGAGAGGGAGGCTTGGTCACTATTTTGCCCTGGGAACCACTTCCATTCAGCGAGGCTATTACTTTGCTTATCCAGTAAGGCATAAGGGTGAAATAATAGGAGTACTGGCCATTAAGATAGGGATTGATTCAGTCGAACAGTCCTGGGGACATAAAAAGCAATCTTTTTTGGTCACCGATCCCGATGGTGTCATTTTCTTCACCACAAATCACAATTGGAGATTTAAGACCCTATTTCCACTGGCGGAAAAGACACGAAAAAGAATTGTCGAAAGCAGGAGGTATCCTAATACCACCCTCGAACCTATCAGCATGGTGTATGAGAATACAACTCCATATGGTCGTGTAGTAAAAATAAAGAATGAAAAAAATTCTCAGACGGATACGTATCTCCTTCAAAGCGTTTATATGGAACAAGCCGGCTGGAACGTGCAGATACTATCGGAAACCGTGGGGGTGGAAAGATTTGTACTTCTGGTTCTGGCGATGTTTAGTTCAATTTTTATTCTTGGCGGCCTTGTCCATCTACTGGTCCGGCAAAGAAAGCAACGTCTGCTTGAGGTAAAGAAATTTGAGGATAAATCGAGAAAGGTGCTGGAAGATGCCAATGAACGACTGGAGAGCAGGGTCAATGAGCGGACGAAGGAGCTTACCAAAACAAATCTGCTTTTGAGAGGTGAGGTAGAGGATCGGCGAAGGGCTGAAGCCGCTCTGAAAAAAACACGATCTGAATTGATTCATGCCGCTAAACTGGCAGCTCTTGGGCAGATGTCGGCAGGTATTAATCATGAATTAAACCAGCCTTTGGCGGCCATTCGGTGTTATACTGACAATTGCAAACTTTTCCTAAGCAAGGAAAGGTTTATGGAGGTGCAGTGGAATCTTGAGCAGATCAGTGAATTGACTGACAGGATGGCCCGAATCGGTGTCCAATTGAAATTATTTTCAAGAAAAACCAGCGGGCAGATCACAATTATTCCACTGCATAGTGTCATTGACGGTGCTCTGGAGATATTACGGCCTGCCCTGAGAAAAATTACAGCTGATATCCAAGTAAGCATTGAACCGGAATCATTGGAAGTTAAAGCAAATAACGTTCTCTTGCAGCAGGTTCTGGTGAATCTCATCAGCAATGCCTTGCAGGCCATTGAAAATCAAGATCTTCAGGAAGTCCGCATTTCCGCAAAACGAAGCAAAGGCAAGGTCATGGTGACGATCGAGGATACCGGCAGCGGTATAGATCCCAATCACCTCCCTCATATTTTTGAACCTTTTTATACCACCAAAAAATCGGGACAGGGACTGGGGCTGGGACTGACTATAACAGAGAGAATTCTCAAGGATATGAATGGCGAGATTCGGATTGGAAAATCCATCGGTGGAACCAGGTTTGAATTTTTTTTAGAGGAAGCTGAGTAGAATGGACAAAGGGAAAAAAGTCGTTTTTGTTGACGACGAAAAACATATACGCCAGGCCAATAAACAGACTCTCGAACTCGCTGAGTTGGAGGTAACCTGTCTTGAGTGTGCAGAAAAAGCCATGACCTATATTTCTATGGAGTGGCCTGGGGTTGTGATTTGTGATATTCGGCTACCTAAAATGGATGGGCTTGAATTCCTGCAGGAGGTTCAGAAAATTGATATGGACCTGCCTGTGATTCTCATAACCGGACATGGCGATATATCGACGGCGGTTCAAGCCATGCGTGACGGTGCCTACGATTTTATCGAAAAACCATATTCAACTGAGCGACTGGTGAAAACTGTGGAGCGTGCGCTTGAAAAAAGAGCACTAACTCTGGAAAACAGGACTCTTCGCAGAGAATTAGAAGCACATTCCACTCCGGGACCGAGGATAATCGGCAAGACTCAGGCGATGTTGAGACTACGGGAAACCATCGCTCAAATTGCCGATACCAGGGCTGATGTGCTTATTCTGGGGGAAACGGGCACAGGCAAGGAACTTGTGGCCAGATCTCTTCACGAGCAGAGTGAGCGAAGGGTCAAGAATTTTGTAGCGGTAAATTGCGGTGCTGTTTCAGAATCTATAATCGAAAGCGATCTTTTCGGACATGAGGCCGGAGCTTTTACCGATGCAAGGGAAAGGAGGATCGGCAAGTTTGAACATGCCAACGGCGGCACCATTCTCCTTGATGAAATCGAATCTATGCCGCTCCGTGTTCAAGTGCATCTCCTACGAGTCCTGCAGGAGAGATCTCTGGAAAGAATGGGCTCTAATGAACTTATATCGCTGGATGTCAGATTTGTAGCAGCCTCCAAGGTAGATCTTCTGAAGGCAGCGGAAGAGGGTGGGTTTCGGGAGGATTTATATTATAGACTTAATGTGGTTTATCTGGAAATTCCACCTCTTAGAGAACGCCGAGAGGATATTCCTCTTCTTTTCCATCACTTCTTATTGGTAGCCGGTCATAGATATCAGCAGGAAGTTCCCTTACCGGGCCCTTCTCAGATGAATTCGCTTATGTCCTACTCCTGGCCGGGTAATGTCAGAGAACTGCGCAACCTTGCCGAACGCTATGTTCTGCTTGGAAATCAATGTGGCTGGTCATTGGACCATTTGCTGGTAGGGGCTGAAAAACAACCAAAGCACAATCTACCTCAACAGGTGGAAGATTTTGAACGCAGTCTTATCGAGCAGGCTCTGGTGTCAAGCAACGGCACCATTAAGGACGTCATGGACACCCTGGCTATTCCCCGCAAAACCTTATACGACAAAATGAGAAAATACGGCCTGGATAAAAGTGATTATAAATAGCCAATGATGGTGTGGCCCAAAAAAAAACCTGATCTTCGGCGTTGCTCAATGTCTTCGTTTTTTTCTTACTTCCATCATAGCCTGGGCATTTCGGTGGAAATCCAGCCATTATGGTAAATATAAGGGTGGATATCCGCCGATTTTCTGATCCTTTTTTTTGCCGAAATTGTCCTCAACTATCAATATTCCAGCATCTTATCATAATTCTTTTTGTATTGGTCTATTTGTTGCACCTCTAAATATCGAGTTGAGAAGGAAATAATTTCTATTCTCTTTTTGATTATCCGTTCAGCTTGCGGAGAAATCAACCGTTCTTACCGACAAATATATTGTCGGTAGCACTTTAAACCGATTTTAGGAGGAAAAGTATGTTCCGTAAAG is a window from the Desulfopila inferna genome containing:
- a CDS encoding sigma-54-dependent transcriptional regulator; this translates as MDKGKKVVFVDDEKHIRQANKQTLELAELEVTCLECAEKAMTYISMEWPGVVICDIRLPKMDGLEFLQEVQKIDMDLPVILITGHGDISTAVQAMRDGAYDFIEKPYSTERLVKTVERALEKRALTLENRTLRRELEAHSTPGPRIIGKTQAMLRLRETIAQIADTRADVLILGETGTGKELVARSLHEQSERRVKNFVAVNCGAVSESIIESDLFGHEAGAFTDARERRIGKFEHANGGTILLDEIESMPLRVQVHLLRVLQERSLERMGSNELISLDVRFVAASKVDLLKAAEEGGFREDLYYRLNVVYLEIPPLRERREDIPLLFHHFLLVAGHRYQQEVPLPGPSQMNSLMSYSWPGNVRELRNLAERYVLLGNQCGWSLDHLLVGAEKQPKHNLPQQVEDFERSLIEQALVSSNGTIKDVMDTLAIPRKTLYDKMRKYGLDKSDYK
- a CDS encoding ATP-binding protein, giving the protein MKLLKKLISFSTLYIIAVTVIILIILYYASTITYQKGIENLANEGSVKLELHVTYLDGVLEKYESLPELLASDERLINYLIHPGGQDRIAALNKYLETINRISDASDTYLMDRDGLTIAASNWNEPRPFVGRNFSYRPYFKEAMRGRLGHYFALGTTSIQRGYYFAYPVRHKGEIIGVLAIKIGIDSVEQSWGHKKQSFLVTDPDGVIFFTTNHNWRFKTLFPLAEKTRKRIVESRRYPNTTLEPISMVYENTTPYGRVVKIKNEKNSQTDTYLLQSVYMEQAGWNVQILSETVGVERFVLLVLAMFSSIFILGGLVHLLVRQRKQRLLEVKKFEDKSRKVLEDANERLESRVNERTKELTKTNLLLRGEVEDRRRAEAALKKTRSELIHAAKLAALGQMSAGINHELNQPLAAIRCYTDNCKLFLSKERFMEVQWNLEQISELTDRMARIGVQLKLFSRKTSGQITIIPLHSVIDGALEILRPALRKITADIQVSIEPESLEVKANNVLLQQVLVNLISNALQAIENQDLQEVRISAKRSKGKVMVTIEDTGSGIDPNHLPHIFEPFYTTKKSGQGLGLGLTITERILKDMNGEIRIGKSIGGTRFEFFLEEAE